The DNA sequence ACTAGAACTGCCCAGTTATTCGTGTGTGTGGATCCGCTTGGATTTGATGATGCCCCATTCTTGTCAAAGAAGTCTTTGACTAATCTTTCCTGAGTATCGCTAGAATATACACCCCAAGCCCAGCTTGAGAGGCATAGAAGGAACTGAAATAAAGATAAGAGAAGCATGACTCTCCCTAGAGCTGGCTGTACTCTTGATAGTTGTGAACAGTGACAGTGGTTAGTGATGAAGAGTCTCGGGTATAGAGCCCCGCAGCCTGTCGGCGGAGTTCGAAGTCACGACTTGCTCACCAACTGCCACCACCTCAACCTTACACTTCTAAAAAAATGAACGGTCAGTACTTCACAACCTATCAATGGGCGTATCTAACTGCAATTTCAGGTCTGGTTTCCTACGATTACGATTCTCCAAGTGATTCAGAAGCTGTACCGTCGACCTCTAGCAACCCTCAAAACACCAATGTGAGATCTTTCGTTGTTGTTCCTTTCCACAATAGTTTCCCTTTCGCTGGCATCCGTTTCCGCGTCGGATAGGATAAAACATCGATAGCTAGCTTGAAAAGCTCTTCTGAAGGTACGAAATGGCGCCTTCTGTCTTTGGTTGGGTTCGTCCGCTGATGCCAATCATTTTTTGCAATCAGGGAACCGACGGCTTCCAAAGTCTCAAGTCATCATTAAACGCCCTGCTATAAGCCATAAAACTCAACACCTACGCACCCATAACTCGGACGATCTCATCAGTAATGACCCGTCCAAAAAGGCAGGGCCATCGACAGAAGGTTCACCTATGGACATCAGTTCCTCGTCGAGTCGCCAACCATCCACTCGTCCAGGTCCCTCGGCAGAGCCTCAAGACGAGCTAGCACGCATCCGAGCTCTTCTACGGCCTAAACCCATACCAGGGGTCGAGAACTGGGGTATCCCTGCAGAGCCGACGGAGAAGTGTGAACCTGCTTTACAAGTCTGTCGTCATGCCTATATCTTCGTGACTATTTCACTGATTTCTGCATGAAGACACAATTCACCCgtttctcttctctcaaaACCGACCCTAAGAATCCCAAACACTACAACGACTCTCTGATGTCCAACAGGTCTTTCCGAAATCCCCATTTATATACTCAGCTTGTTGACTGGGTTGACGTGGACGAACGGACGACGAACTTTCCAAAAGACATCTGGGATCCCAACGATGTCAAGCCTGAATGGTTCGCAAGTCAAATTGGTATGTCTGCATTTTTGCTTCGTCAAGAATCTAATTCATGCCATTCTGTTTACCCTCTCTCGCCGCTCTTTCCCACCTTTCACCGAAAACGACCTACACCCTCATCGATGTGGACTATctcactttcttttcctctttatCTTTTATGCTCGCTCCTGCTGTGTGCTTCTGCTTGGTTTCTGTTACGTCCATTGGGCTGCAAATCTTGGGTCCGCCAATTCGAAGCTGACGCTCAGAAGGAGCGATCAGAAAAGCAGGCTGCGGCTCAAGCACCTGGAAAGCGAAGTCATATCGAGTTCTCTAGCTCAAAGGACAAAGCCCCGCCGCCCAAGAAAAGTCGGTTCCAGCCTTATGGATCGTCTGGCGTCAGTGG is a window from the Psilocybe cubensis strain MGC-MH-2018 chromosome 8, whole genome shotgun sequence genome containing:
- a CDS encoding Meiotically up-regulated gene 151 protein, which produces MNGQYFTTYQWAYLTAISGLVSYDYDSPSDSEAVPSTSSNPQNTNDKTSIASLKSSSEGNRRLPKSQVIIKRPAISHKTQHLRTHNSDDLISNDPSKKAGPSTEGSPMDISSSSSRQPSTRPGPSAEPQDELARIRALLRPKPIPGVENWGIPAEPTEKCEPALQTQFTRFSSLKTDPKNPKHYNDSLMSNRSFRNPHLYTQLVDWVDVDERTTNFPKDIWDPNDVKPEWFASQIADAQKERSEKQAAAQAPGKRSHIEFSSSKDKAPPPKKSRFQPYGSSGVSGVASTRERQKTRWG